From the Gossypium hirsutum isolate 1008001.06 chromosome A02, Gossypium_hirsutum_v2.1, whole genome shotgun sequence genome, the window tttgggtacaGGAAATGCCACTGCTTTGTTCCTCTTCTTGTCGCCGACGTATGTATAACAAAGCAACTGTTAAATTATTTTCTCGGGGAACAAAAACACAGACTAATCTTTTCTTTTATGAGTTTTGGTTTTAAATGTGAGAACTTTAAAACGGTTATTCTTCATCAGTGGAAGAACAACAAGTATTTTCTTTTCTTAGCCAGTTTTTTGGTTATTGGAAACACATCCAAACAAAGGCTAATTTTTTGCCAGTTTCTGGTTTTTGGAAACCAAGTTGAATCAACAAATATATTATCCCCCCCCCCCAAACAAAGAAAGGTGAAACCATTTGTTTTTCTTAATGTAGAAATTcatgttggtttttttttctttttaaaaatataatattcctCCATTTTCTAGTCTTCAAAATGGTTATAGGTAATACTTGTTTACTTAAAATTTTTCTCTTCTCTACACATTTtgggtatttaaaaaaaaaaagagagaaaatttcaATTACCATTCAAAGATtgatttaaaactaattattttgttaaatcatgtttaaattttgaaggATTACATTTAAGAGGATCATTAGAAGTAAGTCCACGGAGCAATTCTCTGGAATTCCCTATGTCATGACCTTGCTCAACTGTCTCCTCTCTGCCTGGTGAgtttttatataattcttttaGATGATGTCAAATTCCTTTTTGGAACTCCAAAAGTGTGAAGAACAAATCTTCTTTAAGTTTGTTATAATTATCTAGAAAAAGTTAAAACGCAGCCTTATCATTCATTTATGGCAAATCTTTATTTGTGGTTTGTGACAAATTTTCCTATAGGTATGGCCTTCCCTTTGTATCTAAAAACAACATCTTGGTATCAACAATCAATGGGACTGGTGCAGCAGTTGAGTCCATTTATGTATTGATCTTCATCATCTATGCCCCAAAGAAAGAGAAGGCTAAAATATTTGGGCTTTTCACTTTTGTTCTCACTGTTTTCACGGCTGTGGCACTCATCTCCCTCTTTGCCCTCCATGGAAATGGCAGAAAGCTCTTTTGTGGCCTTGCTGCCACCATTTTCTCCATCATTATGTATGCTTCTCCACTTTCAATCATGGTAAGCCTCAACCTTACAAAAAAGAGGaaaccctttttctttatttgtgCTAATTCCATCCCTATCATTACAGAGGCTGGTGATCAAGAGCAAGAGTGTTGAGTTCATGCCATTTTTCTTGTCACTATTTGTGTTCCTCTGTGGTACTTCATGGTTTATCTATGGTCTCCTTGGTCGTGATGCTTTTGTTGCTGTAAGATATATGCCAAGTTCTTAAATCTCATATATTGTTTGTGCATCAAAATTGAGAGGCCTGCCATTGTGGTGTTGTTTTTTTCCTAGGTCCCCAATGGGTTTGGGTGTGGGCTAGGGACCATGCAACTCATCCTTTACTTCATCTACCGCAACAACAAGGGGTCTCAGGAAATTAAGAAGCCAAGTGGTAATGGAACAAGCATTGAGATAGGTGAGAAGAAACCCCACCAAGACAAGCAGCACCCCAATGGCAAAGTCCCTCAAGATGAACAAGTTTAAATCTTTTGTTTCAAATTTCAGTTTCCTGCATCTTAATTTCTTGTAATGAATTgcaaaaaaacacaagttaaggATGTCAAAAATTGACAATTCCTTGTAATGAAATGCAAAATCAATTTGAATATGCCAAGAAATATATGAGAATGGGGTCGTGAAGTCTTGTTGatgtaaaagttttaattttgggctaAAAAAGtgttttaatttctttgttgAAAACGACCTTCGGATTCTCTGATAAATGGTTGGACGATTCAGGTCCATGTAATAATTGTCATGGTCCAGCCACAGGGAAGAATCTTGGTCTAATTTCAACATCACTTTGGACATTTAGGAAAATGCGTATGTGTTGAAATCATAtttgatataaacaaattaagctttacatttttatataatatgGTATACCATAATTTTTTGTCTCCAGAGTTcaccaaaattcaaaatttttattttattaaatttggcGCAACTGCTGCCTGCTTTTTTGGGGGAAAAACTTCCATTTTTGAGTTTATTATAAAATTGAAGGCATATGGTccgaatataatatatatgtttgaatcCATATATTATTTCACTcatgtttttattgaaaaataaaaaataaaaaattagatactaaattagtgaaaataaatttttatttctattaccaaaaaaaaaacaatggagTCTTGATATGTCCTAAAAGATTTAggttgataaaaaattataaattaaaatttgttaaaatcaACAAATATAAATATCCAGAAGATGAAAAGGTTgttgattatttgtttatttaaccgaaaagccaagagcaCAACATTAATAAGGTCATAGAATACTAATTAATTACTATAACATTAATTATAGTAATTATTAGTAATATTTCCCATGCTGCCACACGTACCATACAACAAAACCAACATGAAAATAAAAAGCAATACATAGGGATATCGGATGACACAATTAAGATAGAAAATTACAGGTTGAATTTAACGCATCCTTTGCCACCTACTTTCCCTGCAATTTTCTTCGCCAGCTTTTCACCAACCTGAAAACTCAACTCATTCATTATCATCAATTCCAAACAAAATCTATGTATAAATTGAATCTTTCCAACTACATTTGTTATGTTTCGGGTTTGAAACTTTTCAAGTGTAGCTCAAGGTGTTGGTGGTACCTAAGAAAAGCTATATATTGTAGTTTCCGGGATTACTTACTGGTGGCGCGGgagcttttcctttttctttggcGGAGGCTTTGATCACCGCAGCCTGAAAAGGAAATGTAAATTTTAGGCTTAGAAAAGATTGAGTAAATGCTAgctgtacatatatataaacagaTAGATAGATAAATGGATAGAACACCAATGCAGCTTGGTATTGCTTCTTGGTTAAAGTGAGAGGTTCATCCATCTCAAACGATGATGCCCTTTCAAGACTCGGAGAGGGTTGCCTTTCCATTCTTCTCCTTTCACACAATGGATCACCCCACCAGCTAGCTCTCTACTTCAAGCTCTATGAACCAAAAAACAAAAAGACAATAACAACAGAAAACTTGTTTTCGCTAAGGAATTAATTGTGTTTTGTTTAGTAATTTTTTTGCTCTTTTAAAACAACAGTTTCAGAGGAGACAAAAGAAACAAAGAGACAGAGAAAGGATCCAGCCAAAGTCACCATGCAATCGACGTCGTGGCAACCATCAGCGACTGGTTTCAACATTTGGcacctttctttttttcttttttattatacgGAGTTCGAGAATAAAAACACAAGTTATACATGAATCAATtgaagaaataattttaaatttcaatccaAGCATTGGTCCAGttgtttattttctcttttaaaaCGTATTAGAACCTTTATTTAGGTGGTCGGTTTCTCTagctacctttttcttttcaaataagGCCAAAAAATCTTTGAATGGCGACAACTTTAGCTCATGAAATACATACATGGCTAGAGCACTGCCAAatttgaattattgttaaataaattttaccTTTATAGTCACACAaatatgtatgtgaaattgaaagAAGCATTAAGTTCAAGTTTTGCcacaattataaatatttacataccaaaatAAATGGCAATTGGGATATCTGAACCCTATACTTAAGCATACAAAATTATACATTCTAAATGAGCATAATTAAAGAACTGTGTGTGAATCTCAGTGAGGGTAATTACGTATAATTAAGATTAATAAGGAACAAAAATCTAATTATCCCAAcatattgtaagaatattttaggTTTTATTTCGACATATATAGTATATGcaacaaattaaattttttttttatatgcgacaaaattttatatttaatatattcgACAAAATAAGTACGATAAAAAAGAATTCGTTAATATACTCGACAAAATGTTCGTTAATTTTTGTTATCATACCAACGTGTAAAACATTTTAAATCGTAAAATTATTGTATGTATCAATCGATggtgttaaaaaaaaaactttataataacatttaaaaatggaaaagaaaaattcactaatAAACATTCATCACAaacattttctttcaaaatattaattcatCATAATGTCCATATGCTTAGCTCTTCCATTACGCCCATATGCATATATCATAACAAATACAAAGGCACAAACAACATGGTAGTGAAAGTTGAAATATTTAAGGCAAAGCTAGCTTCACTGGTGAAGTGATATCATAAAGCAAAATTATAATAGAAGAACTAAGCTGGCCATGGGAACGGCACTTTGGGTTGAGTTCCAGCTGCTGCTTCATCAGATTTGGTGGCTGAAGTGCTTGCTTCCCCCTTTGCCTTGCTCTAAATAGACAACAATTATAGAACATAACCAATTCAATAACAATATGTGCTTctattttaaaactaaattcatttgtataTCATATGTCTCTCTCAAATACATTCCCTCTCAAGtttcattttaaaaatgattGAACGCATTTCCACCGCAGCTGCCGCCGCTGCTAGGGCCGCCGCCTGtacattatataaaatataaaagagaaatgcagtcacataatatatatatatggatgtatgtatgtataaaatAATGCAGACCTGAGCTTGTTTGTATTGATCCTTGGAAAGTGTCTTAGGTTCAGGCTCTTCTATAAGTGGCAGCTTTCCAAAATCCTTCACAGGAGGTTGATTTTCCATTGGCTAAGCTTAAGAAGATGGGCAGACAGGCAACAAGGTAAAATAGAagatgaagcttgaaatttttggaGTTTGGGTTTGGCTAAATGTACAATTGTTGAGGTGAGATGGTTAACTAGAAGAAAACGTGGCTACTGATGAATTCAGCAGGGTATCTCTGCCACTATAAACTTCAACTTTTTCAACACTATTGATCCCATTTCTTTTGTCTCCTTCCTCAAAGGTGTAACCGTATGTTTTTTTCCTCTTCCTTGCTAAGCTacttttatcgaatttcttcttAGAAAATATATACCATTCATCACTCAACTCTACTCGAGGAGAGTGAGATACAAATCACTTGATGGCCTATCTGTTATAGATTAAGGGTTCGAAACTTGCCATGCACAAATTCTTCAATTCTTTTTTATGATTTCACCTGTTCTAGCACTACCAGGCACACCACTCCATGATGTCCTTTCAGGAACATGACCTTTCAGCAGAGTCGATGGACTTAAAATCTCAAGGCTACAATGGAGTGTAGACACCTTGAGAATATATCAAACTTGAGAACAACATTTCTCAAACTTCTCGCGGCAGAGTTAGGGACAAAGTTTAAACATGTTTAGGGAAATTgagataaaattctaaaatcttgagcagaccaaatttaaaaattttattttataagggCTTAGATTATGTAGTTACATTTTTAGAGGggctaaaaaatattattttctatttattgaaATGATCAAAGagcttaaattgaattattaatactTGAGAGAGACTATCGAGAAAAACTTTTCATTTGAGTCAAAAGGGCTAGGCCCCTATCTGCCCTCGACTTCGTCTTTAGGTAGAGTCAGCCAAACTACAACAATAATAATGAAAAAGAGATGCATAACTCATATATGTTGTAAAGACAATTATAGTTAATTAATACTTGCAAAAAACAAGAACTTAGATTCAAATTTCGTGTAACTAAAACTAAATGCAAAATCATTGATAAGTCTTTGATGTACTTTAGTCCTAACACTCTGATAGGACTGAAAGATTCTATTGCGACTATTTTAGGTGTCTCAACGAGGGAGGTTCCAACTAATATGGGTTTATTGCTTATGGTAGGAAAGAATAAAACTAATGCTTTTAAGCACTTAGTACATAGATTGCATAAAAGAATACAAAGTTGAGATTAAAGGATATTGTCATATAGGGAGAAGGAAGTGTTTGATAGTCCATTCTTAAGTTTGCTTCCCACTTATGTGTAGGTTTTCGTGGGATGGAAAAAGTAAAGATCGAGCATTGGCCATGTTAGC encodes:
- the LOC107952021 gene encoding bidirectional sugar transporter SWEET1, producing MEVLHFVFGVFGNATALFLFLSPTITFKRIIRSKSTEQFSGIPYVMTLLNCLLSAWYGLPFVSKNNILVSTINGTGAAVESIYVLIFIIYAPKKEKAKIFGLFTFVLTVFTAVALISLFALHGNGRKLFCGLAATIFSIIMYASPLSIMRLVIKSKSVEFMPFFLSLFVFLCGTSWFIYGLLGRDAFVAVPNGFGCGLGTMQLILYFIYRNNKGSQEIKKPSGNGTSIEIGEKKPHQDKQHPNGKVPQDEQV